A stretch of Desulfitobacterium dichloroeliminans LMG P-21439 DNA encodes these proteins:
- a CDS encoding ComEC/Rec2 family competence protein, with protein MRDTWAKRLSALLIGGLIGVYTPESMRWIVLGIFLLVLIRIAFWKPRDFFGPVIRPEVFILCASILVGFVYGQTASYDLAPPLTMSQVQVIGELKDWSVNDDGAIGIFEILEPVTIPESSLAQENGTKKSPKAIDFLERKYRLRVYFDAEGNLPEGWEGVRPGDKLKYTGKIEQPKPPGTPGEFDYPLYYAVRGLSGGITAQGKVDLLNPGKPPLGWLVRNQVREHLAAFSLAQTGLLEGILFGDTRRIPEEALESYRITGVYHVFSASGSNVAFLLLLCWNMLFLVHRFPRVGLTIGVLIFYAILCGGNPPILRATIMVVFVLLGKLGKGRGNSLRGLLLAAFFLFIWQPLILEDIGFQLSFMATWGIIVLSPVVIKVKGIRSWPKFIKSAFSMSCAAQVATLPLMISAFHRLSIIGLLANLLVLFILGSIFQLGILGAFLSFIPQVALPLFQVSLWLLNGVNKFLIHLAGLPWADVWVVNPGALFWLCWYGWILVLLVSKAKLGFIISVRARNLRRKISLLVEKVPASIREVGMRVRKFAGLNKKSKKYDGVFKFAGQKLGFNGQRALIVLLLLLFMWSPWNTPSVLQVTFIDVGQGDCILIETPKGARVMVDAGPKTNRFDAGEQIIVPYLLQQGIKRLDALILTHPHSDHVGGASAILETIPVGWVGIPEDGKDWLSLDSAEESGSGGSQWDGWEEVGLDWNLVRVLEMMTIERLTCGDTLVLDSNSRLKVLAPGAILSGTESDENNNSLVLRLENEAGQSVLFTGDMEEELMGELYRSGQVYDADLFKVPHHGSRYSMMTDLLDQIDPQAVIISVGRNSFGHPSSEVLSYWEERHVPVFRTDEDGTIQVKLDGKSIEVVAGREK; from the coding sequence ATGAGAGACACTTGGGCTAAACGTTTATCGGCACTACTTATAGGCGGATTAATCGGTGTTTATACCCCAGAGTCCATGAGGTGGATTGTTTTGGGGATTTTTCTATTAGTGCTTATTCGTATTGCCTTTTGGAAGCCTCGGGATTTCTTTGGACCTGTCATACGACCTGAAGTCTTCATCCTGTGTGCTAGTATTCTTGTGGGGTTTGTCTATGGACAGACGGCAAGCTATGACTTAGCACCTCCGCTTACGATGAGCCAAGTTCAAGTAATAGGAGAGTTGAAGGATTGGTCTGTTAACGATGATGGGGCAATAGGGATATTCGAGATACTTGAGCCTGTCACTATCCCTGAATCGTCACTTGCTCAGGAGAACGGTACAAAGAAGAGCCCGAAGGCTATTGACTTTCTTGAGAGAAAATATCGCCTTCGGGTTTACTTTGATGCAGAGGGAAATCTGCCTGAGGGCTGGGAAGGTGTGCGCCCAGGAGATAAGCTCAAATATACAGGTAAGATTGAACAGCCGAAACCCCCTGGCACACCGGGAGAATTTGATTATCCCTTATATTACGCGGTTCGCGGCCTTTCTGGAGGAATAACAGCTCAGGGTAAGGTAGATTTATTAAACCCAGGAAAACCGCCCTTAGGCTGGCTGGTCCGTAATCAGGTCAGGGAACATTTAGCGGCATTTTCTCTGGCTCAGACGGGTCTTTTAGAAGGGATATTGTTTGGCGATACAAGGAGGATACCTGAAGAAGCGCTGGAGAGTTATCGGATTACAGGAGTTTATCATGTCTTTTCCGCGTCTGGTTCTAATGTAGCCTTCCTGTTATTACTTTGTTGGAATATGTTATTCCTTGTGCATCGTTTTCCACGAGTGGGATTAACCATCGGGGTATTGATTTTCTACGCTATCCTATGTGGAGGAAATCCACCAATTCTAAGGGCGACGATTATGGTCGTTTTTGTTTTATTGGGTAAATTGGGCAAAGGAAGAGGAAATAGTCTACGGGGGCTCTTGCTGGCAGCTTTCTTTTTATTCATTTGGCAGCCTTTGATTCTTGAAGATATTGGCTTTCAACTATCCTTTATGGCCACTTGGGGAATTATTGTCCTCAGCCCTGTTGTAATAAAGGTGAAAGGGATTAGAAGCTGGCCCAAGTTTATAAAAAGTGCCTTTTCCATGTCCTGTGCTGCTCAAGTCGCCACTCTACCCTTGATGATTAGTGCCTTCCATCGTTTGTCTATCATAGGCCTTTTAGCGAATTTATTGGTCTTATTTATCCTGGGAAGTATCTTTCAACTGGGAATCCTCGGTGCTTTCCTTTCCTTTATCCCGCAGGTTGCTTTGCCTTTATTTCAGGTGAGTCTCTGGCTATTGAATGGGGTGAACAAATTCCTTATTCACTTAGCTGGGCTCCCCTGGGCTGATGTGTGGGTAGTGAATCCAGGAGCTCTCTTTTGGTTATGTTGGTATGGCTGGATACTAGTTCTCTTAGTCAGCAAAGCCAAACTTGGCTTTATTATCAGTGTGCGGGCCAGAAATCTACGGCGGAAAATAAGTCTCTTAGTTGAGAAAGTACCAGCCTCCATCAGGGAGGTTGGGATGAGGGTAAGGAAGTTTGCTGGATTAAATAAGAAATCCAAGAAATATGACGGTGTATTTAAGTTCGCAGGGCAAAAACTCGGGTTTAATGGGCAAAGAGCACTCATAGTGTTACTCTTGCTGCTTTTTATGTGGAGTCCTTGGAATACTCCCAGTGTCCTTCAAGTAACCTTTATTGATGTAGGACAAGGCGATTGCATCCTCATTGAGACGCCGAAGGGTGCTCGGGTTATGGTGGATGCTGGGCCCAAGACCAATCGCTTCGATGCAGGGGAGCAAATTATTGTGCCTTATCTTCTCCAACAGGGAATCAAAAGATTAGATGCTCTGATTCTGACTCATCCTCATAGTGATCATGTGGGAGGGGCGAGCGCAATCTTGGAGACGATTCCGGTAGGTTGGGTTGGCATTCCTGAGGATGGGAAAGACTGGTTAAGTCTCGATTCAGCAGAGGAGAGTGGTTCAGGGGGAAGCCAGTGGGACGGCTGGGAAGAAGTAGGATTGGATTGGAATCTGGTTAGGGTATTAGAGATGATGACGATTGAAAGATTGACCTGTGGAGATACCCTGGTTTTGGATTCGAATAGTAGGCTGAAAGTGCTGGCTCCTGGAGCGATACTCTCAGGTACAGAGTCTGATGAGAATAATAATTCATTGGTTTTGCGTTTGGAGAATGAAGCAGGCCAGAGTGTGTTGTTCACTGGGGACATGGAAGAGGAATTGATGGGAGAGCTTTATCGATCGGGACAGGTTTACGACGCGGATTTGTTTAAAGTGCCTCACCATGGCAGCCGCTACTCGATGATGACGGACCTGTTGGATCAGATTGACCCTCAAGCGGTTATTATTTCGGTGGGGAGGAACTCCTTCGGACACCCCAGTTCAGAGGTCCTCAGCTATTGGGAGGAGCGCCACGTTCCGGTCTTTCGGACGGATGAGGACGGTACTATCCAAGTGAAATTAGATGGGAAATCGATAGAGGTAGTCGCTGGAAGAGAAAAGTAA
- a CDS encoding helix-hairpin-helix domain-containing protein, producing the protein MERKIRYVWWGVLGLLIVVALGKFILPHNSKVLVEGTGENREIIVYVSGAVEKPGLVHLPVNARLDDALKQVNPLPEANIDQINPAEKLKDGQKVIVPYRPAPQTVAQQPGIVPNTQYPVQAASNLININTADGGELDKLPGIGPALAERIIQYRMEHGLFLQPEDLKNVSGIGDKTYEKMADMVSVGP; encoded by the coding sequence TTGGAGCGGAAAATTCGCTATGTTTGGTGGGGAGTCTTAGGGCTTTTGATTGTGGTGGCTCTCGGGAAGTTTATCCTGCCTCACAATTCCAAGGTTTTAGTTGAGGGAACTGGCGAAAATCGGGAGATCATCGTCTATGTATCCGGTGCTGTAGAGAAGCCCGGGCTGGTTCATTTACCGGTGAATGCTCGTTTAGATGATGCTTTAAAACAAGTCAACCCTTTGCCTGAAGCGAATATCGATCAGATTAACCCTGCGGAAAAGCTTAAAGACGGTCAGAAAGTCATTGTTCCTTATAGGCCGGCGCCGCAAACTGTCGCCCAACAACCGGGAATTGTACCTAATACCCAGTACCCTGTTCAGGCAGCTTCTAACCTCATCAATATTAACACAGCAGATGGTGGGGAATTAGATAAATTGCCGGGCATCGGGCCAGCGCTCGCTGAACGGATTATTCAATATCGAATGGAGCATGGTCTTTTTCTTCAGCCGGAGGATCTGAAAAACGTTTCCGGTATTGGAGATAAGACTTATGAAAAGATGGCTGATATGGTTTCGGTGGGACCATGA
- the leuS gene encoding leucine--tRNA ligase encodes MQEKYLFSEIESRWQKQWVDRKDYKAENHSDKPKYYALAMFPYPSGNLHMGHVRNYSIVDVIARFKRMMGFNVLHPIGWDSFGLPAENAAIKNQTPPAEWTWKNIANMKRQLQEMGISYDWDREFATCHPDYYKFTQWMFLEFYKHGLVYKRKAAVNWCPSCATVLANEQVVDGACERCDTEVTKKDLEQWFFKITDYAQVLLDDLEKLKGWPEKVKTMQKNWIGRSEGTEVEFTVENREDKIRVYTTRVDTIFGVSYVVLAPEHPLVQELIAGTEYEQEVQNFVSRMKGLNEIARTSTETEKEGLFTGAYCLNPYSGERVPIWIANYVLFDYGTGAVMGVPAHDERDFEFATKYKLPIKTVILPEDASVTEKDAPLQVAFTGEGIMVNSGEYDGLKNMDAWDKMSAQAEQDGFGERKVNFRLRDWLISRQRYWGAPIPMVYCDHCGIVPVPQDQLPVQLPDDVVFKAGENPLTSSESFKQTTCPTCGGKARRETDTMDTFMCSSWYFLRYTDPQNSKLPFSKEAADQWMNVDQYVGGVEHAILHLLYSRFFTKALRDFGYLKVDEPFENLLTQGMVCLGGAKMSKSKGNVVSPEEIISKYGADTARLFILFAAPPDRDLEWSDQGVEGCYRFLNRVWRLAAQYEDVLKGQSSGEAASVQGRNFGELDKAAKDMRRQTHQAIQRVTSDIGVRFNFNTAVSSIMELVNALYLYKEQPNVNVAAASEAMESVLLLLSPFAPHMTEEIWSQLGHEESIHRMEWPKVDERALVQDEVTVVLQVNGKLKDRIQVSAQISAEELEAQVRLLPKLEEWTQGKQIVKIITVPGKLINVVVK; translated from the coding sequence ATGCAAGAGAAATATCTGTTTTCGGAGATTGAATCCAGATGGCAGAAGCAATGGGTGGACAGAAAAGATTACAAGGCTGAGAATCATTCCGATAAGCCGAAATACTATGCTTTAGCTATGTTTCCATACCCTTCAGGTAATCTTCATATGGGACACGTTCGTAACTATTCCATCGTGGATGTCATTGCCCGATTTAAGCGGATGATGGGCTTTAATGTCCTGCATCCCATCGGTTGGGACTCCTTTGGTTTACCTGCCGAAAATGCAGCGATCAAGAATCAAACACCGCCAGCGGAATGGACTTGGAAAAATATCGCGAATATGAAGCGGCAGCTCCAAGAGATGGGGATTTCCTATGACTGGGATCGGGAGTTCGCCACTTGCCATCCGGATTATTATAAGTTCACCCAGTGGATGTTTTTGGAGTTTTATAAGCATGGTTTGGTATATAAGAGAAAAGCTGCCGTCAATTGGTGTCCTTCCTGTGCCACTGTACTAGCCAACGAGCAAGTCGTGGATGGGGCCTGTGAACGTTGTGATACGGAAGTAACGAAAAAAGATTTGGAGCAATGGTTCTTCAAGATTACGGATTACGCTCAAGTGCTACTGGATGATTTGGAGAAGCTAAAGGGCTGGCCTGAGAAGGTCAAGACCATGCAGAAGAACTGGATTGGTCGCTCCGAGGGGACAGAAGTAGAGTTTACGGTTGAGAATCGTGAGGATAAGATCAGAGTCTACACCACACGGGTGGATACGATTTTTGGGGTGAGCTATGTGGTTTTAGCCCCAGAGCACCCTTTGGTTCAAGAGCTGATTGCGGGTACAGAATATGAACAAGAGGTGCAAAATTTTGTTAGCCGGATGAAAGGCCTCAATGAGATTGCGCGAACTTCCACGGAAACCGAGAAGGAAGGCTTGTTTACCGGTGCCTATTGTCTTAATCCTTATAGTGGTGAGAGGGTTCCCATCTGGATTGCTAATTATGTCCTGTTTGATTACGGAACAGGAGCTGTTATGGGCGTACCTGCACATGATGAGCGGGACTTTGAGTTTGCAACAAAATATAAGCTTCCTATAAAAACGGTTATTCTTCCCGAAGACGCCTCTGTAACGGAGAAAGATGCTCCGCTTCAAGTGGCTTTTACTGGTGAAGGAATCATGGTGAATTCGGGAGAATATGATGGGCTGAAGAACATGGACGCTTGGGATAAAATGTCCGCTCAAGCTGAACAGGATGGCTTTGGGGAGCGGAAAGTGAACTTCCGCCTCCGTGATTGGCTCATCTCTCGCCAGCGCTATTGGGGGGCGCCTATCCCGATGGTGTATTGCGACCATTGTGGAATCGTCCCTGTCCCTCAGGATCAGCTACCGGTACAGCTCCCTGATGACGTGGTCTTTAAAGCCGGAGAAAATCCATTGACCTCTTCCGAAAGCTTTAAGCAAACCACTTGCCCTACCTGCGGTGGTAAGGCTCGACGTGAGACTGACACTATGGATACTTTTATGTGCTCTTCTTGGTACTTCCTCCGCTATACTGATCCGCAAAATAGTAAGCTGCCTTTCTCCAAGGAGGCTGCAGATCAATGGATGAATGTGGATCAATATGTCGGCGGAGTAGAGCATGCTATTCTTCACTTGCTTTATTCGCGTTTCTTTACCAAGGCATTGCGTGATTTTGGTTACCTCAAAGTTGATGAGCCCTTTGAAAATCTTTTAACTCAAGGGATGGTCTGCTTGGGTGGGGCAAAGATGTCCAAATCTAAGGGCAATGTGGTAAGCCCTGAGGAGATTATCTCCAAGTATGGCGCAGACACAGCCCGCCTCTTCATTCTTTTCGCAGCTCCTCCCGATCGGGACCTAGAGTGGAGTGATCAAGGAGTAGAAGGTTGTTACCGCTTCCTTAATCGGGTGTGGCGCCTGGCAGCTCAATATGAGGACGTCCTGAAAGGGCAATCTTCGGGTGAGGCCGCTAGTGTTCAGGGTCGCAACTTTGGCGAATTGGATAAAGCTGCTAAGGATATGCGTCGTCAAACCCACCAAGCGATTCAAAGGGTGACCTCGGATATTGGAGTGCGCTTCAACTTCAACACAGCAGTCAGCTCAATCATGGAGCTGGTCAATGCCCTTTATCTCTATAAAGAACAGCCTAATGTGAACGTAGCGGCTGCCAGTGAAGCTATGGAAAGCGTTCTCCTGCTCCTGTCTCCTTTTGCCCCGCATATGACGGAAGAGATTTGGAGTCAACTGGGTCACGAAGAAAGTATTCATCGCATGGAGTGGCCGAAGGTGGATGAAAGGGCGCTTGTTCAAGATGAAGTCACCGTAGTACTCCAAGTCAACGGCAAGCTTAAGGACCGAATTCAGGTTTCTGCCCAAATCTCTGCCGAAGAATTGGAAGCTCAGGTTCGACTGTTGCCTAAGCTTGAGGAGTGGACTCAAGGAAAGCAGATTGTTAAGATTATTACCGTGCCAGGTAAATTGATTAATGTGGTTGTTAAGTAG
- the rsfS gene encoding ribosome silencing factor, producing MLTDDQLQGAITLVEEKKGREAILLDLKGISMVTDYFLIVTGNSTTQVKAITDNLTDKLPALGVTVLRVEGLQEAKWVLVDCGDLVIHIMTPDQREFYNLERLWGDAKPVSFTTT from the coding sequence TTGCTGACAGATGATCAATTGCAAGGGGCTATAACTCTAGTTGAAGAGAAGAAGGGTCGAGAAGCCATACTCCTTGATCTCAAGGGTATTTCGATGGTCACGGATTATTTCTTGATCGTCACCGGAAATTCCACGACTCAAGTCAAAGCGATTACGGATAATTTAACCGATAAACTCCCTGCCTTAGGGGTGACTGTCTTAAGAGTCGAGGGTCTCCAAGAAGCCAAATGGGTTCTTGTGGATTGCGGGGATTTGGTGATTCACATTATGACTCCGGATCAACGTGAATTTTATAATCTTGAGCGGCTTTGGGGAGACGCCAAGCCAGTCAGCTTTACTACGACCTAA
- the yqeK gene encoding bis(5'-nucleosyl)-tetraphosphatase (symmetrical) YqeK, producing MDIQQANELAQRSMSTKRFSHTLRVVQWAQELAEKHHVDEVKAQIAAYLHDIKKEISLQEQIKLAKEWQLSQYAAAEDHPHVLHGPLAAYWLEHEGGYKDAEVLAAIANHTLGAPGMGKLEMLIYSADLTEPHRTFPNVDKLRQSLYDNLENGTLLCVEHTLNYLRKSKRVIHPQTRLTYEDLKRRQKFADR from the coding sequence ATGGATATTCAGCAAGCCAATGAGCTCGCTCAACGCTCTATGTCGACGAAACGGTTTAGCCATACGTTGAGGGTCGTACAGTGGGCACAGGAGCTAGCCGAGAAGCATCATGTGGACGAGGTTAAGGCTCAGATTGCTGCTTATCTACATGATATAAAAAAAGAAATCAGCCTGCAGGAGCAAATAAAGTTAGCCAAGGAATGGCAGTTAAGCCAATATGCTGCAGCTGAAGATCATCCACATGTACTTCATGGCCCGCTAGCAGCCTATTGGTTGGAACATGAAGGGGGTTATAAGGATGCGGAAGTCCTCGCTGCCATAGCAAATCATACCTTGGGAGCTCCGGGAATGGGGAAGCTAGAGATGCTAATCTATAGTGCAGATTTAACAGAACCTCATCGAACATTTCCCAATGTGGACAAACTCCGTCAATCCTTGTATGATAATCTTGAGAACGGTACACTGTTGTGTGTTGAACATACTTTGAATTATTTACGAAAGAGTAAGCGTGTCATCCATCCGCAGACCCGGCTTACTTATGAAGATTTAAAAAGGAGGCAAAAATTTGCTGACAGATGA
- a CDS encoding RNA recognition motif domain-containing protein — protein MATLYVGNLPWNTTSEDLNSFFGQYGQVISSRIITDRETGRSRGFGFVEVEDDDASRMAEDLNGKDFGGRPLTVNEARPKQQM, from the coding sequence ATGGCTACTTTATATGTTGGAAATTTGCCCTGGAACACGACGTCCGAAGATCTCAATTCTTTCTTTGGCCAGTATGGTCAAGTCATTAGCAGCCGCATCATTACCGATCGCGAAACAGGCCGTTCAAGAGGCTTTGGCTTTGTTGAGGTTGAAGATGACGATGCATCGCGTATGGCAGAGGATCTCAATGGGAAGGACTTCGGTGGTCGTCCTTTAACAGTGAACGAGGCCCGTCCAAAGCAACAGATGTAA
- the nadD gene encoding nicotinate-nucleotide adenylyltransferase: MSNKFVGSPKRLGIMGGTFDPLHYGHLVAAEMARHEFSLEKVVFIPTGNAPHKIGRRITAPRDRYEMVKRAIADNVFFEISDLEIERKGYSYTVDTLRQLHGIYPDHELYFITGVDAFREIFTWRDVQSVLSLSHFIGASRPGFAPDEFLLEFERKYPEFIPHIHLFDVPALAISSTDIRSRVKEGKPIRYLLPEPVRIYVEEAGLYVI, from the coding sequence ATGAGTAATAAATTTGTTGGTTCACCCAAAAGACTAGGGATCATGGGAGGTACCTTTGACCCCTTGCATTATGGGCATCTGGTCGCTGCAGAGATGGCTCGTCATGAGTTCAGCTTGGAGAAAGTGGTTTTTATTCCTACGGGTAACGCCCCGCACAAAATTGGTCGACGCATTACCGCTCCTAGGGATCGTTATGAGATGGTAAAGCGAGCGATTGCTGATAATGTTTTTTTTGAGATATCAGATCTTGAAATCGAGCGGAAGGGTTATTCCTATACAGTGGATACCCTGCGTCAATTGCATGGAATCTACCCAGATCATGAACTTTATTTTATAACAGGAGTCGATGCTTTTCGGGAGATTTTTACTTGGCGCGATGTCCAATCCGTTCTTTCTTTAAGCCATTTCATTGGGGCCTCCCGGCCTGGCTTTGCTCCAGATGAGTTTCTGCTAGAATTTGAAAGAAAATATCCAGAGTTTATCCCTCACATACACCTTTTCGATGTACCGGCGCTTGCCATATCTTCGACGGATATCCGTTCGCGGGTAAAAGAGGGGAAGCCTATTCGTTATCTGCTTCCGGAGCCGGTTCGGATCTATGTTGAAGAAGCGGGTTTGTATGTGATATAG
- the yhbY gene encoding ribosome assembly RNA-binding protein YhbY, whose translation MLTGKQKRFLRAMGNEMDPVLQVGKGGVTDSVVVQTDETLAVRELIKGRVLPNSTEDVQGAAEVLAERTSSELVQVIGRNFLLYRESKKNPVIMLPR comes from the coding sequence GTGTTAACTGGAAAACAAAAGCGTTTTCTTCGTGCCATGGGCAATGAAATGGATCCCGTTTTGCAGGTCGGCAAAGGTGGAGTGACAGATTCTGTCGTTGTTCAGACTGACGAGACATTGGCAGTTAGGGAATTAATAAAGGGTAGAGTCCTTCCGAATAGTACAGAAGATGTTCAGGGAGCGGCCGAGGTGTTGGCTGAACGTACTTCGTCTGAACTAGTTCAAGTGATTGGTAGAAATTTTCTGCTTTATCGCGAATCTAAAAAAAATCCCGTCATTATGTTGCCGAGATAA
- the obgE gene encoding GTPase ObgE, whose protein sequence is MFYDQAKIYVKGGDGGAGAVAFRREKYVPEGGPNGGDGGRGGKVIFVADEGLRTLVDFRYKRHYKADRGEHGQSKNMHGRSGEDMSVRIPVGTVVKDADSGEILADLVEHGQRVIVATGGRGGRGNARFMSNTNKAPTVAEKGEPGEERNLLLELKLLADVGLVGFPNVGKSTIISRISAAKPKIADYHFTTLVPNLGVVALEDGESFVVADIPGLIEGAHTGAGLGHEFLRHTERTRLILHVLDIAGSEERDPLEDFQIIKDELRQYSPELAKRTMLIVANKMDIPGAEENFKRLEDKLGEEYRIFPVSAATGEGLQELVYGVAQVLPEAPVPEIFVKEEEQHRVTHAEAPNRFELTREGDSFIITGQEIERHVKMTMFETEDGLYRFQNILKAMGIEKALRSEGIKEGDKVHIAELQFEWQE, encoded by the coding sequence ATGTTTTACGATCAGGCAAAAATCTATGTTAAAGGTGGAGACGGTGGAGCTGGAGCAGTGGCTTTCCGTCGTGAGAAATACGTTCCTGAAGGAGGACCCAATGGCGGGGATGGTGGCCGTGGCGGGAAGGTGATTTTTGTCGCCGATGAAGGCTTGCGGACCTTGGTGGATTTCCGCTATAAACGCCACTACAAAGCCGATCGCGGGGAGCATGGACAAAGTAAAAATATGCATGGGCGGAGCGGCGAGGATATGTCCGTGCGGATTCCTGTGGGCACCGTAGTGAAGGATGCGGATTCGGGTGAAATTCTCGCCGACCTCGTTGAGCATGGGCAACGCGTTATTGTAGCCACTGGCGGTCGTGGTGGGCGAGGCAATGCTCGTTTTATGAGCAATACGAACAAAGCTCCGACGGTCGCTGAAAAAGGGGAGCCCGGAGAGGAACGGAACCTACTGCTCGAGCTGAAGCTTTTGGCTGATGTAGGACTCGTCGGGTTTCCTAACGTTGGAAAGTCGACGATTATTTCGCGGATATCTGCTGCTAAGCCTAAAATTGCTGATTATCATTTTACGACGCTTGTTCCCAATCTGGGGGTAGTTGCTCTCGAAGATGGGGAAAGCTTTGTTGTGGCTGATATTCCCGGTCTCATTGAAGGTGCCCATACGGGCGCCGGCCTAGGGCATGAGTTTCTTAGGCATACGGAAAGAACTCGTCTCATCCTGCATGTTCTGGATATAGCAGGTTCAGAGGAGCGGGATCCTTTAGAAGATTTTCAAATCATCAAGGATGAGCTTCGCCAATATAGTCCTGAGCTGGCAAAGCGGACGATGTTGATTGTAGCGAATAAGATGGATATACCCGGCGCTGAGGAAAACTTTAAACGATTAGAAGATAAACTGGGCGAAGAGTATCGCATTTTCCCGGTGTCTGCTGCGACGGGGGAAGGACTTCAGGAGCTGGTTTATGGGGTAGCCCAGGTTTTACCGGAGGCGCCTGTTCCAGAAATCTTCGTGAAGGAGGAGGAGCAGCATAGGGTGACCCATGCGGAAGCCCCCAATCGTTTCGAGCTGACTCGTGAAGGGGATAGCTTTATTATTACGGGCCAAGAGATTGAACGACATGTGAAAATGACGATGTTCGAGACGGAGGATGGCCTTTACCGCTTCCAAAACATTCTTAAAGCCATGGGCATTGAGAAGGCTCTGCGCTCAGAAGGGATTAAAGAAGGGGATAAGGTTCATATTGCCGAGCTTCAATTTGAGTGGCAAGAGTAA
- a CDS encoding Spo0B domain-containing protein, which translates to MPDKSSLERTLLAEQLDHYRLQRHDFLNHWQVIMGYLQLGKADRALLYMQEGVKGLEVEQQIGQIPQDIVVASLLGLVIALRKEGLWVDVQLESSLKKEEFWQGFWQKEYGEALFGYTKECLAAILKSHRGLEDPVIEIDLCSTESFGCRIALFDDERVIWEQSLCL; encoded by the coding sequence GTGCCTGATAAATCTTCCTTAGAACGAACTCTCCTAGCAGAACAGCTGGATCACTACCGACTGCAGCGCCACGACTTTCTCAACCACTGGCAAGTGATTATGGGGTATTTGCAGCTGGGAAAAGCAGATCGAGCTTTACTTTATATGCAAGAAGGGGTCAAGGGATTAGAAGTTGAGCAGCAAATCGGGCAGATTCCTCAGGATATCGTGGTCGCTTCTTTGCTTGGTTTGGTTATTGCCCTACGTAAGGAAGGTCTTTGGGTTGATGTTCAGCTCGAGAGTTCTTTGAAAAAAGAAGAATTTTGGCAAGGCTTTTGGCAGAAGGAATATGGAGAAGCTCTATTCGGGTACACTAAAGAGTGTTTAGCTGCAATTCTTAAGAGCCATCGAGGTTTAGAGGATCCAGTTATAGAAATTGATTTGTGTTCTACGGAAAGCTTTGGCTGTCGTATAGCTTTATTTGATGATGAGAGAGTTATTTGGGAACAAAGTCTATGTTTGTAG
- the rpmA gene encoding 50S ribosomal protein L27, with amino-acid sequence MLKMNLQLFAHKKGVGSSRNGRDSNAQRLGVKRGDGQFVTAGNIIVRQRGTKFHAGKNCGLGKDDTLFATIDGYVKFERKDRTRKQVSIYPERQVAQA; translated from the coding sequence ATGTTAAAAATGAATCTGCAATTATTCGCCCATAAAAAAGGGGTAGGTAGTTCTCGAAATGGTCGTGATAGTAATGCTCAACGTTTAGGCGTGAAGCGTGGAGATGGTCAATTTGTTACTGCAGGTAACATTATTGTTCGTCAACGCGGAACAAAGTTTCATGCTGGCAAAAACTGCGGCTTGGGTAAGGATGACACACTCTTTGCTACGATCGATGGCTATGTAAAATTCGAGCGCAAAGATCGCACCCGTAAACAAGTTAGCATTTATCCTGAGCGCCAGGTTGCTCAAGCTTAA
- a CDS encoding ribosomal-processing cysteine protease Prp — protein sequence MKKQGIILNLWLDDSQRIHKFELTGHAGYAEYGLDVVCAAVSALGISAVNGLERYLPNKPEVEVDDLQGFLSCTLPELEPVTLDHAQWILGTMVLGIEGIQQSYGSEYVKINRRRWTPC from the coding sequence ATGAAAAAACAAGGTATTATCTTGAATCTTTGGTTGGATGACAGCCAACGGATTCACAAGTTTGAATTAACAGGGCACGCAGGATATGCCGAGTATGGACTTGATGTTGTCTGTGCCGCCGTATCCGCGCTTGGTATCTCAGCAGTCAACGGCTTGGAACGTTATCTTCCAAACAAACCGGAGGTTGAAGTGGACGACCTGCAAGGGTTTTTAAGCTGTACTCTCCCAGAATTAGAGCCTGTGACACTGGATCATGCCCAATGGATTTTAGGGACCATGGTTTTAGGTATTGAAGGAATTCAACAAAGCTATGGTTCAGAGTATGTGAAAATCAATCGGAGGAGGTGGACTCCATGTTAA